The Polynucleobacter sp. MWH-UH2A DNA segment GCCGGGAGCGCGGCTAGCTGTTATCAGCTTTCATTCTTTAGAAGATCGCATTGTTAAGCAGTTTTTACAGTCCCACTCCACAGTTGAAGTGCCACGTGGTTTACCGGTGCGAGAAAAAGACTTGCCACAAAGTGCATTAGAAATTATTGGGCGAGTTAAGCCAAGTGATGCCGAGGTTGCTGAGAATCCTCGTGCGCGTTCAGCGATCATGCGTGTAGCTGAAAAACGCATGGGAGCGGTCGCATGAATCGCGCTACTCTGACATTGCTAGCTTTGTTATTAATCTGCGCTTTATCTCTAGTGGCTGCTCAACAGCGTGCGCGTAAGCTTTTTGTGGCTTTAGAGCGTGCACAAATTGAAGAGCGTAAATTGAGTCAAGAATGGTTGCGCTTGGAATATGAACAGCGCAATCTTTCTAAGTCTGCACGTATTCGTGATGTGGCTCGCAACCAATTGCATATGGTTCCCATTACTCCTGATCGTACTTTGTACTTAAAGGAGGCTAAATGAGGCCGGTTGGGTTTTCTACAACGCCAAATCTCGTTTTGCGCTTGCCAATGTGGCGCTCAAGACTCATGCTATTTCTTTTGTTTCTTGTTTTCATGATGCTTCTGTTAAGAGCATTTTGGATTCAAGGCCCAGGGAATGCATTTTATGAAGCTAAAGGCGTACGTGGTACGCAACGTGAGTTGGAGTTGCCCGCGAGTCGCGGAAAAATTTTGGATCGCAATGGCCAAGTAATTGCTACTAGTCTCGAGGCCAAATCCATCATTGCCTACAACGATACTGTTCCTGAGGATTTACCTTTCGATAAGCTTCAGAAGCTTGCTAGCTTATTGCAATTAAGTAAAACAGACTTACGCAAAAAATTAAAAGAAGATCGTAAGCAAGTCTTCCTTAAGCGTCAGGTAGATCCTGCCGTAGCGCAACAAATTATGCAACTGGAAATTCCGGGAATTGGTTTAAATAACGAATACAAACGTTTCTATCCCGAGGGCGAGGCAATGGCCCATGTGGTTGGCTTTACAAATGTCAACGATAAGGGGCAGGAAGGTATGGAGCTTTCCAGAGAAAAAGATCTGGCTGCTCATCCCGGTCAAAGGCGTGTAGTGGTTGATCGGCTGGGGCGCGTAGTTGAAGATATTGCAATTGAGCAACTACCCCAAAATGGTAAAGATTTGCAACTGTCGATTGATAGCAAAATTCAGTTCTTGGCATACAACGCTGTGAAGAATGCAGTTGAGCAACATCATGCAAAAGCAGGCGGAGCTGTAGTTTTAGATGCGCAAACAGGGGAAATATTAGCGTTAGCAAATTATCCAAGCTATAACCCCAACGATCGCCGAAATTTAAGTGGAGAGCAATTACGTAATCGGGTCTTAACTGATACGTTTGAGCCCGGTTCCACAATAAAACCACTGACTATTGCCATCGCATTAGAAAAGGGTGCGGTCAATCCCAATACTAATATGGTTATTGGTGCTAAGTATCTGGTAGGTCCAAAGCCAATTACTGACACTCACCCGTACGCAAATTTAACGGTTGCTGAGGTTATCCAAAAATCAAGCAATATCGGCACAGCCAAAATTGCCATGAATAACCTTTCTTCAGAAGAGATGTGGGATTTTTATACTGCAGTTGGTTTAGGGCAGTCTCCGAAAATTGGTTTCCCGGGTGCGGTTGCTGGAACTGTGCATCCTTACGCAAAATGGACGCCAACCGATCAAGCGCGTATTGCATTTGGTTATGGCATCTCTGGATCTTTATTTCAGGTGGCGCGTGCCTATACAGTTTTTGCTCGTAATGGTGAGTTAGTCCCATTAACAATTGAACGTAGTCCAGATAACAAGCCCGGCACTCGGGTGTTATCGGCGAAGACGGCAATTGAGATGCGAGAAATGCTGGAGACTGTTACAGAGTCAGGTGGTACTGCTGTTAAAGCTCAGACAGAAGGTTATCGAGTTGGTGGCAAAACAGGAACGGCGCACAAATTGGTGGGCAAAGGTTACGGTAATAAATACCGCGCCTACTTTGCAGGCATTGCGCCTATAAGCGCCCCACGAATTGTGGTTGCCGTCATGATTGATGAGCCAACGGGTGGCAGTCATTATGGTGGAGATGTGGCTGCGCCAGTGTTCTCAACCATTGTTGGCGAAACTCTAAGAACATTAAATGTTCCTCCAGATAACAAAGTGAAGCAAATGGCGCTTGATGATAAGAGCCCCACAGAAGTTCGTCCTGCAAATGTGCAGACTCAACACGCGGTCTTGAAACGATGAGGACCATGTTGAATATAAACCCCGATCATTTGATTGAGTATCTACATTCCCTGGCAAACTCTTTTGCAAAGGTGAGTGCAGACAGTCGTCAAATTCATACTGGCGATATCTTTTTTGCTTATCCAGTAGGCCATGGAAATGCATTGCGAGATGGTCGACAATTTATTGATGCAGCACTTGACAATGGTGCTGCATGTGTTGTGTTTGATCCTGTAGATGCATCAAATCGTTACGCTCGGTATATAGAACATCCGCAATGCCTTGCAGTTGAAAACCTGGCGGCACTTGCTGGGAAGTTTTGCTCAGATTGGTATGACAATCCAAGCAAACAATTGCGCATGATTGGGGTTACCGGAACGAATGGCAAAACCAGCGTAACGCAATGGCTTGCAAAGGCTTTGGACGCGCCGAGTTACCGCACAGCGGTGCTAGGAACTCTGGGGACAGGCTTTCCTGGCGCCTTAGAGAAAACAGGATATACAACTCCAGACGCTCCAAAATTGCAGACGCAATTAAAAGAATTATTGGACGCAGGTGCAAAGCAAGTGGCGATGGAGGTATCGTCCCATGCCTTAGATCAGGATCGTATCGCAGGCACTACATTTGATTGCGCAGTATTTACCAATTTGACGCAAGATCATTTGGATTATCACGGCAGTATGGCTGATTATGCGCAAGCAAAAGCAAAGTTGTTTGCTCAGCAAGGTTTACAGCATGCAGTGATTAATTTGGATGATGCCTTCGGCCGTGAATTAGCCATGAATTTGTTAGCCAAAGATGCGTTGAAAGTATGGGCTTATGCGCTAAATAAAACTGCTTATCAAGGATTTGAAAAGTTTGGAGATCGATTACAGAGAATTCATGCACAAAATAGTTCTTTAGGTCATTTGGGTTATGACTCTACATTTGTCTTGGACGGGGTTGGTCAAGTAGACGTGCATGTTCCATTGCTTGGAGAGTTCAACTTAAGCAACGCACTCGCAGTTTGGACAACATTACTTACGCAAGACTTCAGAATTGACGCAGCAGGTGAGCGCATAAGTCAATTGCAGCCTGTAATTGGGCGAATGGAACTTATTTCATTTAGTAAACATACGAAAGCTGATGGTCTATTGGCGGTTGTAGATTACGCACATACTCCTGATGCTCTCCAAAAGACTTTGACGACATTACGACCTATCGCCGAACAGCGTGGTGGAAAAATTTGGTGTGTATTTGGATGCGGTGGAGATCGGGATATTGGCAAGCGCTCTCAAATGGGTGCAATTGCCCAGCAGTTTGCCGATCAAATTGTCATCACCAGCGATAACCCAAGATCTGAAGACCCTTTGAAGATCATTCAAATGATTCGCCAAGGAATTAAATCTCCTAGCGTGAATGTGCAAGAGATCCCTGATCGCGCAGCTGCCATCATGGCAGCAATTCGTCATGCCGATATTCGCGACATTGTGTTGGTTGCTGGCAAAGGCCATGAAACTACTCAGGAAATTGGTGATAAGCGTTTTGATTTTTCTGATCAG contains these protein-coding regions:
- a CDS encoding UDP-N-acetylmuramoyl-L-alanyl-D-glutamate--2,6-diaminopimelate ligase — encoded protein: MLNINPDHLIEYLHSLANSFAKVSADSRQIHTGDIFFAYPVGHGNALRDGRQFIDAALDNGAACVVFDPVDASNRYARYIEHPQCLAVENLAALAGKFCSDWYDNPSKQLRMIGVTGTNGKTSVTQWLAKALDAPSYRTAVLGTLGTGFPGALEKTGYTTPDAPKLQTQLKELLDAGAKQVAMEVSSHALDQDRIAGTTFDCAVFTNLTQDHLDYHGSMADYAQAKAKLFAQQGLQHAVINLDDAFGRELAMNLLAKDALKVWAYALNKTAYQGFEKFGDRLQRIHAQNSSLGHLGYDSTFVLDGVGQVDVHVPLLGEFNLSNALAVWTTLLTQDFRIDAAGERISQLQPVIGRMELISFSKHTKADGLLAVVDYAHTPDALQKTLTTLRPIAEQRGGKIWCVFGCGGDRDIGKRSQMGAIAQQFADQIVITSDNPRSEDPLKIIQMIRQGIKSPSVNVQEIPDRAAAIMAAIRHADIRDIVLVAGKGHETTQEIGDKRFDFSDQEHIRLAAGGLV
- a CDS encoding penicillin-binding protein 2, with translation MRPVGFSTTPNLVLRLPMWRSRLMLFLLFLVFMMLLLRAFWIQGPGNAFYEAKGVRGTQRELELPASRGKILDRNGQVIATSLEAKSIIAYNDTVPEDLPFDKLQKLASLLQLSKTDLRKKLKEDRKQVFLKRQVDPAVAQQIMQLEIPGIGLNNEYKRFYPEGEAMAHVVGFTNVNDKGQEGMELSREKDLAAHPGQRRVVVDRLGRVVEDIAIEQLPQNGKDLQLSIDSKIQFLAYNAVKNAVEQHHAKAGGAVVLDAQTGEILALANYPSYNPNDRRNLSGEQLRNRVLTDTFEPGSTIKPLTIAIALEKGAVNPNTNMVIGAKYLVGPKPITDTHPYANLTVAEVIQKSSNIGTAKIAMNNLSSEEMWDFYTAVGLGQSPKIGFPGAVAGTVHPYAKWTPTDQARIAFGYGISGSLFQVARAYTVFARNGELVPLTIERSPDNKPGTRVLSAKTAIEMREMLETVTESGGTAVKAQTEGYRVGGKTGTAHKLVGKGYGNKYRAYFAGIAPISAPRIVVAVMIDEPTGGSHYGGDVAAPVFSTIVGETLRTLNVPPDNKVKQMALDDKSPTEVRPANVQTQHAVLKR
- the ftsL gene encoding cell division protein FtsL; this translates as MNRATLTLLALLLICALSLVAAQQRARKLFVALERAQIEERKLSQEWLRLEYEQRNLSKSARIRDVARNQLHMVPITPDRTLYLKEAK